A section of the Candidatus Binatia bacterium genome encodes:
- a CDS encoding MaoC family dehydratase — protein MEQIRFDDIERLKTKISDEFGPWGPEVEVTQEMIHRFADLTGDHQWIHVDVERCKRESPFGQPIAHGFLTLSLIPRLRAQSNFQIVGYGNATNYGADKLRFTAPVPAGSKIHARSRIVGVEAKSAGTQVTTEIHVHVVGQERPALIYVMHVLYHPPVKK, from the coding sequence ATGGAGCAAATCCGGTTTGACGACATCGAGCGACTCAAGACCAAGATCAGCGACGAATTCGGACCGTGGGGACCGGAAGTCGAAGTCACCCAGGAGATGATCCATCGCTTTGCGGATTTGACCGGCGACCATCAGTGGATCCACGTGGACGTAGAACGCTGCAAACGGGAAAGCCCTTTCGGTCAGCCGATCGCTCACGGATTTCTCACGCTGAGTCTCATTCCCCGACTGCGTGCGCAAAGTAACTTCCAGATCGTCGGTTACGGTAATGCGACCAACTACGGGGCCGACAAGCTGCGTTTCACGGCTCCAGTTCCCGCAGGGTCCAAAATCCACGCGCGCAGCCGCATTGTCGGAGTGGAAGCGAAATCTGCAGGTACCCAAGTAACCACGGAAATCCACGTCCACGTAGTCGGGCAGGAACGTCCCGCCCTGATCTACGTGATGCACGTGCTCTACCACCCCCCGGTGAAGAAGTAG
- the adhP gene encoding crotonyl-CoA carboxylase/reductase translates to MGAKEIYEIGEIPPLGVVPKYMYAQVIRAERFGEPMKAFQIEKIPVPELKPNEVLVFVMAAGINFNNVWAALGIPVNVIAARQKAGTDPSDFHIGGSDASGIVWAVGSNVKNVKVGDRVVIHCGQWDPDCPAVQRGEDPMFDPSFRIWGYETNWGSFAQFAKVQDHQCMPKAKHLTWEEAAAPTLVGATAYRMLMGWPPHTVRPNDVVLIWGASGGLGCMAIQIVKAQGGIPIGVVGDDRKRDFCMKLGAKGVINRKNFQHWGQMPHWTDTEAYNKWAAGCRAFGKAIWDILGERRNPRIVFEHPGEDTVPTSIFVCDTGGMVVICAGTTGYNAVVDLRYLWMRQKRFQGSHFANDEQSYAFNQLVIDGKIDPCLAETYSFEQIPYTHQLLHENRAPEGKMVCLVGAPRPGLKDIDL, encoded by the coding sequence ATGGGTGCAAAGGAAATTTACGAGATCGGCGAGATCCCCCCGCTGGGGGTGGTGCCGAAATATATGTACGCGCAGGTAATCCGCGCCGAACGCTTTGGCGAGCCGATGAAGGCGTTTCAGATCGAAAAAATCCCTGTGCCCGAACTCAAGCCCAACGAAGTCCTCGTATTCGTCATGGCGGCCGGAATTAACTTCAACAACGTTTGGGCGGCGTTAGGGATACCCGTGAACGTGATTGCGGCCCGCCAGAAGGCTGGAACCGATCCGAGCGACTTTCATATTGGCGGAAGCGATGCCAGCGGCATTGTGTGGGCTGTGGGCAGCAACGTGAAGAACGTGAAAGTCGGCGACCGCGTAGTCATCCACTGCGGGCAGTGGGATCCGGACTGCCCTGCCGTCCAACGCGGCGAGGATCCGATGTTCGACCCGTCGTTTCGGATCTGGGGTTACGAAACGAACTGGGGAAGCTTCGCGCAGTTTGCCAAGGTTCAAGACCATCAGTGCATGCCCAAGGCCAAGCACTTGACATGGGAAGAAGCGGCGGCGCCCACATTGGTCGGAGCCACCGCGTATCGCATGCTCATGGGGTGGCCGCCGCACACCGTGCGGCCCAACGATGTGGTGCTGATCTGGGGAGCTTCGGGCGGTTTAGGCTGTATGGCCATCCAAATCGTAAAGGCCCAAGGCGGAATTCCCATCGGGGTGGTGGGGGATGACCGCAAGAGGGACTTCTGCATGAAACTCGGGGCCAAGGGGGTGATCAACCGGAAGAACTTCCAACATTGGGGGCAGATGCCGCATTGGACCGACACCGAGGCGTACAATAAGTGGGCTGCCGGTTGCCGTGCGTTTGGAAAGGCCATTTGGGATATCCTAGGCGAGCGCCGGAACCCGCGGATCGTTTTCGAACATCCCGGAGAAGACACGGTGCCCACTTCGATCTTCGTGTGCGATACCGGAGGTATGGTGGTCATTTGCGCCGGTACCACCGGTTACAATGCCGTGGTGGATCTGCGATACCTGTGGATGCGGCAGAAACGCTTTCAGGGCTCGCACTTCGCCAACGACGAACAGTCGTACGCCTTCAATCAGCTCGTCATCGACGGCAAAATCGATCCGTGCTTGGCCGAAACGTACTCGTTCGAGCAAATCCCGTACACACACCAACTATTGCACGAAAACCGCGCCCCCGAAGGGAAAATGGTGTGCTTGGTGGGTGCACCGCGCCCGGGGTTGAAGGACATCGACTTGTAA